The Sneathiella sp. P13V-1 genome includes a window with the following:
- a CDS encoding UDP-2,3-diacylglucosamine diphosphatase, producing the protein MNALPAPRKFKSIWISDIHLGTPGCKAAFLLDFLKNTESEKLYLVGDIIDGWSLRRNWYWPQAHNDVVQKILRKARKGTQVYFIPGNHDAFARAYVEHDFGDIKVAREMVHETEDGKKFLILHGDEFDVVVKYAKWLALLGDWAYGLCLKLNDIVNAVREKLGYPYWSLSAYLKLKVKNAVQFIADFENALADVARDKGVDGVICGHIHHPEIRDIDGILYCNDGDWVESCSALVEHHDGRLEILHWVSPTFQKITSSKEQEKECVASSSLTLGRLKSMVSSGR; encoded by the coding sequence ATGAACGCTTTACCGGCACCACGCAAGTTCAAGAGCATCTGGATTTCCGATATCCATCTGGGCACACCCGGTTGTAAAGCCGCCTTTCTCTTGGATTTCCTCAAAAATACCGAAAGCGAAAAACTCTATCTGGTTGGCGATATTATTGATGGCTGGTCGTTGAGGCGGAACTGGTACTGGCCACAGGCGCATAATGACGTGGTCCAGAAAATTCTGCGCAAAGCCAGAAAAGGCACGCAAGTTTACTTCATACCCGGCAATCACGATGCCTTTGCCCGCGCTTATGTGGAACATGATTTCGGGGATATCAAAGTCGCCCGGGAAATGGTTCACGAAACTGAGGATGGGAAGAAGTTCCTCATTCTGCATGGGGATGAATTTGATGTTGTCGTCAAATATGCCAAGTGGCTTGCGCTCCTCGGTGACTGGGCTTACGGCCTCTGCTTGAAGCTGAACGATATTGTCAACGCAGTCCGTGAAAAACTCGGCTATCCCTATTGGTCCCTTTCCGCCTATTTAAAATTGAAAGTGAAAAACGCTGTTCAGTTTATCGCTGACTTTGAAAATGCACTTGCAGATGTCGCCCGTGACAAAGGTGTGGATGGAGTCATCTGTGGTCATATTCATCACCCGGAAATCCGAGATATTGACGGGATCCTATATTGCAATGACGGCGATTGGGTAGAGAGCTGCTCTGCTCTGGTTGAGCACCACGATGGACGACTTGAAATCCTCCACTGGGTCTCTCCGACATTTCAGAAAATTACATCTTCAAAAGAACAGGAAAAAGAATGCGTTGCATCATCGTCTCTGACGCTTGGGCGCCTCAAATCAATGGTGTCGTCCGGACGCTGA
- a CDS encoding diacylglycerol/lipid kinase family protein codes for MTRRSNLLVIHNPASGAKNERRFAKAVNLLVSQGCSLDIKKTTGPGHAEELAHFAGKQPDAPEAVIVAGGDGTLAEVAQGLRGSDLPMGVIPLGTANVFAQEIGVANNYRKVAEVIQKGRQVQIYPGYADGRRFLLMIGCGYDSHAVAALNPLEKKKWGAAAYLFAALRVRRQFKNFQVQLDHDGKIHTGASIIVSRAKHYGGPFNAFPKADLEQRAFEILIMNNAGFWAATKYGLGLLLGSIESFGADRMTVTGSLRLTSDFPSNFQMDGDGFEKKVVEIELDTLPLQILKP; via the coding sequence GTGACACGAAGATCCAATCTACTGGTCATTCATAACCCTGCATCGGGTGCAAAAAACGAACGCCGTTTTGCCAAAGCTGTAAATCTGCTTGTTAGTCAGGGATGTTCGTTGGATATCAAGAAAACAACCGGCCCGGGCCATGCGGAAGAACTGGCACATTTCGCAGGTAAGCAACCAGACGCACCTGAAGCTGTTATTGTCGCAGGCGGGGATGGAACCCTCGCCGAAGTGGCGCAAGGATTAAGAGGAAGTGATCTTCCCATGGGGGTTATTCCCCTTGGCACCGCCAATGTGTTTGCCCAGGAAATTGGGGTTGCCAACAATTACCGCAAGGTCGCAGAAGTTATCCAAAAGGGGCGTCAAGTTCAGATTTATCCCGGATATGCGGACGGGCGGCGATTTCTTCTGATGATAGGGTGTGGTTACGATAGCCACGCTGTGGCTGCACTTAATCCTTTGGAAAAGAAAAAATGGGGGGCCGCGGCTTATCTGTTTGCAGCACTTCGGGTGCGTCGTCAGTTTAAAAATTTCCAAGTGCAACTGGACCATGACGGAAAAATCCACACTGGTGCCAGTATTATAGTCTCCCGTGCGAAGCACTATGGGGGGCCATTTAATGCCTTTCCAAAGGCAGATTTGGAGCAGCGCGCGTTTGAAATTCTGATTATGAACAACGCAGGTTTTTGGGCGGCAACCAAATACGGGCTGGGGTTGCTCTTGGGATCAATTGAAAGCTTTGGGGCGGATCGAATGACAGTGACAGGTTCCCTGAGGCTAACTAGTGATTTCCCTTCTAATTTTCAAATGGACGGCGATGGGTTTGAGAAAAAAGTTGTAGAAATTGAGCTTGATACATTGCCACTTCAGATTCTGAAGCCCTGA
- a CDS encoding MFS transporter, which produces MQPSYTHRAASLRMQGYYTAFFAVYGIAIPLWPRWLEGEVTLQYVGFVLGVSYWLKLVIVPITAWIADAIGDRRQVMIALAVMLFVLLAMMPFFEGWIAFAVLWGLGGAMLSTGIPLSDGLTMRLGQLLGVDFGKVRSWGSFSFMASALAVGALADQFGDQVIYWAMVVTSVLLIIAAIAAPKVHTEPLNDKTPLFEPLKLPNFPLFLVTVSLLLSTHAALYGFSAIYWKSLGYSNLTITLLWMAGVVAEIAMFSISSRIIDRFGAMPMIIVAAVGGVVRWMLLSYATELPLIVIGQALHAFTFALLYMSLIAYMSKRVPPAISASAQGLYDSLSMGVFFGVLTMAAGALYEMDPAYSFLLMAGCSFVGGGLAVLLLAKVRRYERRELDLSES; this is translated from the coding sequence ATGCAACCTTCCTACACTCACCGCGCTGCAAGCCTGCGAATGCAAGGCTATTACACAGCATTTTTCGCTGTATATGGTATCGCTATCCCGCTCTGGCCCCGTTGGCTGGAAGGGGAGGTGACCCTGCAATATGTGGGCTTTGTGCTGGGTGTGTCCTATTGGTTGAAACTTGTAATCGTTCCCATAACAGCCTGGATAGCTGATGCCATTGGTGACAGGCGTCAGGTCATGATTGCTTTGGCAGTGATGTTGTTTGTGTTGTTGGCGATGATGCCTTTTTTTGAAGGCTGGATTGCCTTTGCGGTTCTTTGGGGGCTTGGCGGCGCCATGCTTTCAACCGGTATTCCCTTGTCTGATGGGCTGACCATGCGCTTGGGCCAGCTTTTGGGTGTGGATTTTGGCAAGGTTAGAAGCTGGGGATCTTTTAGTTTTATGGCAAGCGCCCTTGCTGTTGGCGCCCTTGCGGATCAATTTGGGGATCAGGTTATATACTGGGCCATGGTCGTGACATCCGTGTTGTTGATTATCGCTGCTATTGCTGCTCCGAAAGTGCATACGGAGCCACTTAACGATAAAACGCCCTTGTTTGAGCCGCTTAAACTGCCGAATTTCCCGTTGTTTTTGGTAACGGTGTCTTTGTTGTTGTCGACGCATGCCGCGCTTTATGGTTTTAGTGCGATTTATTGGAAATCCCTTGGCTATAGCAATCTGACCATCACACTTCTGTGGATGGCAGGGGTTGTTGCAGAAATTGCCATGTTCTCAATTTCAAGCCGGATTATTGATCGTTTTGGCGCTATGCCCATGATAATTGTTGCGGCCGTGGGTGGGGTCGTACGTTGGATGCTATTGTCATATGCGACAGAACTGCCTTTGATTGTAATCGGTCAGGCTCTGCACGCTTTTACTTTTGCCCTGCTTTATATGTCTTTAATCGCCTATATGAGCAAGCGTGTTCCACCTGCCATTTCGGCTTCTGCACAGGGGCTTTATGACAGCCTTTCCATGGGGGTGTTCTTTGGTGTCCTGACCATGGCCGCCGGTGCCCTTTATGAGATGGATCCAGCCTACAGTTTCTTATTGATGGCGGGGTGTTCCTTTGTTGGAGGTGGCCTTGCGGTGTTGCTGTTGGCGAAGGTGAGGCGATATGAGCGACGAGAGCTTGATCTTTCTGAAAGCTGA
- a CDS encoding metallophosphoesterase family protein — MMKSRNTHFHRPVDMESKNNDKRTMFGLFPKKKLRVSLAKGERVIAIGDIHGQKRRFKELMSLVDKYRADNPIEKETLLFLGDYVDRGPHSPYIIDKLIKRKKEAKKTGQEAFFLQGNHETLTLEALEQSGTREEVWWRNGGKETVESYLSYAGVEIPEGASLKTQLKMFRANFPKKHLQFLKNLDQLERIGPLVFVHAGINFDRKLKDQRVEDIHWIRGPFLNWQGSEKKYLVVHGHSITPRMRPEIKPHRIGIDTGSYKQKGRITAAIFEGNKVRFLSSGTLKEYKKNMFS; from the coding sequence ATGATGAAATCCCGCAACACTCATTTTCATCGTCCTGTTGACATGGAATCGAAAAACAACGACAAGCGAACTATGTTTGGCCTTTTTCCAAAAAAGAAACTCAGGGTCTCTCTTGCAAAGGGAGAACGCGTTATTGCGATTGGAGATATCCATGGTCAGAAGAGGCGCTTTAAGGAGCTCATGTCCCTTGTCGACAAGTACCGGGCTGACAATCCTATAGAAAAAGAAACCCTGCTGTTTTTAGGGGATTATGTGGATCGAGGCCCTCATTCCCCCTATATCATCGACAAACTTATTAAGCGGAAGAAAGAAGCAAAGAAAACCGGCCAAGAAGCCTTCTTTCTTCAAGGAAATCACGAAACATTGACGCTGGAGGCTCTTGAGCAATCCGGAACGCGCGAGGAAGTCTGGTGGCGTAACGGAGGAAAAGAGACCGTTGAGAGCTATTTGAGCTATGCAGGCGTAGAGATCCCTGAAGGGGCCAGTCTAAAAACTCAACTCAAAATGTTCCGGGCAAACTTCCCTAAAAAACATCTGCAGTTTTTAAAGAACCTGGATCAACTTGAGAGAATTGGCCCTCTCGTTTTTGTGCATGCGGGCATTAATTTTGATCGCAAACTGAAAGATCAGCGGGTAGAAGATATTCATTGGATCCGTGGGCCCTTCCTGAATTGGCAGGGGTCTGAGAAGAAATATCTGGTGGTCCACGGGCACAGCATAACGCCAAGAATGCGCCCTGAGATTAAACCCCATCGCATCGGGATTGATACAGGCAGTTACAAGCAAAAAGGACGGATCACCGCCGCCATTTTTGAAGGTAACAAGGTACGCTTTTTAAGCAGCGGAACTTTGAAAGAATACAAGAAAAACATGTTCTCCTGA